The following nucleotide sequence is from Alkalihalobacillus sp. LMS39.
GTTAAAATTAAAAGGCACAAAAGTAGAAAAACATATATAGAGGAGAAATTACTCATGATTGGTTGGTTAAATATTGGTAGCTTAGTACTTGGTTTAATAGCTTGGATATTACCTGTTGTTGTTCTTATGAGAAAGGAAAAGAGTGGTAATAATAAATTAGTCGTTTTCTCCATTTTGAGCTTTAGTTGTTGTGGTGTTGCGTTGTGCTTCCAGATGTACTATAACTATCATCTAGTAATAATTGAGGATTGGTCAGCTCTGATGGATACAATGGGTGGAGTCGCGGTTGCGGCGACAGTTTTGCTTGTTGTTACGATCGCATTGAATACAATGACTTTGGTCGTTAATCGAAAAAAAGCAAACTAGCAAGAGGAATATCATTTAAATAAGGATTGAAAAAAATGAAGTGTTTGTTAGGACGATTATTGAGGTTAATAACATGAGTGATATGATAAGCGCTTCTACTAATAAAATAAATTTCGAATACGAGTTTACAAGTGAAAGAGGAGTAATCTCCAACAAACAAAAAAGAGATGTTCCTTCTATTTTGGCAGTAGATGCCTTGTTAACAATAAAAATAAATAATGTACTATATTTTGAAGCGGAACTAGCGATTTTAGAATTTTACAAGGCTCTTTTTAAGTGGAAAGAAAAAATTAAGAATGATGTTATACCCGAATTTCACTACTATACGATTGAATATGACGACTATGAAGATGGAGCTATTCTTTCATTGCTGCCATTTTCAGATAAAGCAAGAGTGAAAACGATATGGGCAGAAGCAGAGCTTTATAATGTTTTTGGATTAGATTATGTCGTGTCTGAATTTTGTGAGTTAGAGCAAAAGTTAAGAATAGATATAGAACGCTTCTTTCATATCCGTTTGGACTCATTTTTAAAGCATATTCCTTATTGTAACAGTGAAAGTAAGTTAGTGTGGGCTTACTAGATATGGGCACTAAATAAAACAATTTCATATAAAAAGTAGGTAACTGAATGGAGCTTATTACTGAAAAACTATTGTTTATCGCTTTTTTTATTTTTATTATTCATTCAATTGAAACATTAGCATATGCGGTAAGGTTGTCAGGTGCGAGAGTTAAATTGATAGCGTCAGCTTTATCTCTTTTTAACATCATGGTCATCGTTTCAAGACTGGCTAATATGATGCAACAGCCTTTCACGGGGAGTTTAATTGATACGGCACCACAAGTAAATACGCTAGAGTTTGTAGAAGCACAATTTCGGATATTGATTGGTGCCTCAACGATTGGAACACTATTTGGGATTCTTCTACTTCCTACTTTCATCGCTTTATTTTCAAGAGCGATTATCCATTTGTCAGAAGAAAAAGGGTCAGTACCTTCTTTAATGAAAAGAATCTTTTCGTTGCATTACATAAAGCGTGGCATAACTCATTTTAGTTTACCTAAATTTTCTTATTTGCGTGATACAAAGGTTAAAGATATTCCTATCAATTTATTTTGCATAAACATGGTCATTACAGCAATTTATACAATCGGTGTATTATCTGCATTATATGCAGCTTTATTAGCGCCGGAAAGAGCGTCTACTGCGATTATGGCATCTGGATTAATTAATGGAATAGCAACGATCCTTTTAGTTGTTTTCATTGACCCGAAAATTTCTGTCATCGCAGACGATGTAGTGAATAAAAAAGGAAGTTACAATAAATTGAAAAGTATGTCACTAATGATGGTAACGTCAAGATTACTAGGCACAGTGCTTGCGCAATTATTATTCATATGGGGAGCAAAATATATCGCTTGGTTTACAACGTTTATTGTTTAAGATTTTGGAAGAATGAGTTTTTAAATCTATCGGAGAAAGAGGATGCTAAATGAAAAAAGTTGTAGGTGTTTTTCTCATCATTATACTATTCATTGCAGGTTGTAATCATGATCTTGATTTAGTAGATACTCAACAGAATGAAATAAAAGAGCTTAAGGAAAAAATGGCAAATCTTGAAGACACCGTGAAACAGCAACAAGAGATCATTACTGAACTAAAGAGTGATTTTTCTTACTTAAGAGATTTCACAGAAGATGAACTAACTTTGTATGAAGTTTTTTTAGAAGAAAAAGATGTGCAGCAACTTTCAAATTTATCTCCGGAAAAAATCGTCTTGCTTTATTTTCACTCCGTTGTCATTGACGATGTAGAGTCCATTTATTTACTGACCTATAATGATGGAACATTACCTGAACTATCTATATTTAAAGATAAGTACTATAGTGATGGACTCCATACTAAAGACTTGGAAACGACGCTTGACTTTAGAGATTATAATTCACTTGAAATTAAAGATGATAATAGTAATGAAAACGAAGCAGTTGTCGAAATAGGAGTAAGCTATGGACATTTTCACTCTGTAGAAGTGAGAGGGTTAAAACAAGAAGACGGAATTTGGAAAATGGATATCTTACCGTTGTTATAGTATTTGGTAAAAAAAGAGAGAAAAAAGAGGAGAGGAAACATGTATCTAGTATTATCAATAGTTGTAAGTACAATCATTGGATTATTTCTTATATTTTTGATGGGGCCATATTTTGGAGGGGCTATTGCCTTTGGATTAATTTTAGGCTGTTTGTTAAGGGGAGTTTATTTGTTGAATGAGATTCATAAGAAAATGGGACTTCAAAAGGATAAGGCACAAAAGGTGTATGAGGAGTATCTAGAGAAAAGGGAGTAGTCCTTTTTTTCTTTATATTGGATAAAAGCGAGTTGCTTTGTTGTAATTCGTTTTTTGCACAAAATGAATAAATTTTAAATAAGACCCACCCTAAGCCAAGTGGAATTGAATTTAAGAACTATTGTATTACGCAGTTGAATAAAAAATGATTTTCAATTTCTTTTGAAAATGCTTGAGGAGAAAAAACTAAAACCATATATAGACAGAGTCTATGAAATGCATGAAGTTGTTGAAGCTCACCGATATGTTGATAAAGGGCATAAACGAGGTAATGTGGTTTTACAAATTAATGCTTAACCATCAACTCTTCAATGCGAATAGTGAAATGTAAAAAATAAAAATGTACAATGCAAGGAACAATCTCGTTATTTGAGAATTGTTCTTTTTTCTTTGTGAAACAAAATGTTGAAAAGTTCGTCTAATGGGATGAAGGAGGTTGTTTTATGAAAATGATGCTAATTTGTTTCGTTGCAATTGGAGTGTTATTAGGATGTTCAAATGAAACGACTCTTGAGGAGAATTGGGAAGAAAGTTCAACGTTTTCGCTCCCAGTTACTTTTGGAGATGGGACAAAAGGAGATTATATATTTATTGGCGAGAAAGAAAAAATTGCTATCCAAATAGGATCCGGTGTGGAAGGAGAAGTGGTAACTCGACCAATTATCGCAGGTGAACCGCATAAATATATGTGGTATTTTTGGGGTGAACAAGATGAGATACGGGGAAAGTTAAAAGTTGTCGGTATTAATGAAAATGGGGAAGAACACAAAGTACTATTGATCGACAGACAAAAAGTATGGGAGTATCCCCCTATTGGGATAAATCCTCTTAATGGAGCGGATACACATACTCCATCAGGCATGGAATTTCCAACACCAGGATTGTGGAAATTAGAAGTTCATATAGGGGATAACTTTTTTGGTGACATCATAGTCAATGTAGAGGAACGCTTTGAAAATTAGAAACAGTCGGAGAGGGAAAGGAGGATACTAGAAATAGTACCGTATGATAACGGTTGGCCTGATAAATTTAAAGTAGAGTTTGAAAAGCTAAAAGAAGTATTTGGTGAAGAACTTTTGAGTATAAATCATATTGGCAGTACTTCTATCCATATTTATCAAGCAGGAGCAAAAGAACTGGCAAAGCATCTAGCATTCAGAGATTATTTAATTGCAACTAACATCGAGTTAGAAAAGTATAGGCTTTAAAGCAATCATTGCTTCAAGAATATGGAGAGGACATAAAAGGATATCAGGAAAGGAAAGCCCCACTCGTGAAGGTTTTGACGGAAAAAGCGCTTAAGTGGGCTAATGAATTGCAAACGAAGAGTATTCGTGGATTGAAAGCAGAGATTTTGGTAAAATTGGTGGAGAGTTGAGAGCTTTCTTACACCGAAATATACTTTTGAGCTATTCTCTTAAACTAGCATGTCTAGAATAAAGGGTGATGTAATGGAAGGAATCAAGCACGGATTAGTGCTTTTATTTGTAATCATGGTTATAGCCCTATTTTTTTCATTAGTAAGATTAATCGTAAAATATTGGTTAGATGATTTTTATCAGAATCTTTACAGGAAGTCTAGTCGCTTACTTAAAAAGATTGTTCGAAAAAACTAGCAATTGTTATGGTGGATGACGTATCGGACATTTATTCCGCTATTTTTTTGGAAATGCGCACTGTAGGACTTTTAACGGACTCCTGTTCCGTTATTTCGCCAATACAAGGTTGATAACAGCTGATTTTTCAATAATAACGGAACCAATGTCCGATAGAACTTCAGAAACGTTGATTTTTAGCAAAATAGCGGAACTGGTGTCCGTATGATTTGTGATATTAGCTGTTGACAAGTTACATTCCTTCGATAAGGAATGTTTTTTTTTGTCCGTCCAAATAAGGAATAAAATGTTAGAATGAACATACATGTTTCACAATGATGATTACATAGAGAGTATAAGACAAAGGCCGGTAGTGGTGAAATGTTTAGGGGGATTGGGAGTGGAAATTAATCGAAAAACCTATGGTGGATTGATTTTAGTAATAGCTTATCTGAATCTTTTAAGAGGAGGATTTGAACATATAGGTGGACTCTTGACCTCGTTACTTTTTTGTATTGTTGCGGTAATGTTCTTGAAAGATAAAGAGCAACGTTGGTATGAAAACAAGTGGTTTAAAGGTTATGTTAGTGTTCAGGTCCTTATTTTTACAATGTTTTTATATGGAGTTGTGTATGATTTAAAGTTAGATTGGCTTGTGCCTGATGGTGCACTGTATGCGCGTTTATACCATTCTAGTGATATAGGATTTGTATCTATGATTTTATACTTCATTACTTGGTTTGTCTTTACCTACTGTTATATTAATCCGAAGAAACACTGGTTTGCACGGTGGCATATGTCGATATGGGTACTGATTATTTTTATTGTCTGGAATATGGCTATGCTGAATCATTACCAATATGTTGATGAAGATTCGATACATAGTAATGGTCTGTTCTCTTCAACAACGATATCATTGGACAAGGTTTGGATGATGAGGATCGAACCAAAAATTAAAACGTCATACCGAAGAACGGGTAATAAAGAGCAATATCTTTATTATGATTTATCTTTTTACAGTCGTGAAGGGAAGACGACCACCTTTAAAGATATGCTTTTAACTGAAAAGGACATCCATGCCGCTGTGATGCTGGCTAATAAGTTAGAAGAAAGCGATCGTGAGGTAGAGGCTAGAGTAGGTCAACTTATTTTGATGTCATCCGAGGTGTCGACGATGTTAGAAAAAAGATTAAACGAGATAGATGAAGAATTGGCAGTGCTATTTAGAGAGACTTTTATGGATGATGGCAGTTAGGGGTTAGAAAGGACGAATCACTTTATCCCAGTTCATATAAATGACGAATCGCATCTATTCCGCCCCACAATAAGCACAAAAAAGGAATAAAGTTAGTATGAACATACATGTTATTCACGTAAGGAGTTGCTTCTAATATTTACGAATGTTTACTTTGTTAGACACGCTCACTCTGTTTATACACCAGATGAACTTGAACGGCCGTTATCGGAAAAAGGGCTTTCAGATGCAAGAAAGGTTACAAAACTATTTAAAAACGAAGAAATCGATATAGTAGTTTCAAGCCCTTATAAGCGAGCAATTCAAACGGTAAAAGGGACAGCGCAAACAATAAATAAAGAAGTTGAAGTGGTAAATAATTTTAAAGAGAGAACGTTAACGATAGTCCCAGCCGAGGATTTTACTCGGGCCATTAAGAAAGTATGGGAGGATGAAAATTTTGCATGGGAAGGTGGAGAGTCCAATGTTGCCGCTCAACAAAGGGGAGTAGAAGCCTTATACCATATACTAGAAAAGTATAAAGGCAAAAATATTGTTATTGGGACTCACGGTAATATCATGGTATTAATCATGAATTTTTTTTCTAAACAATATGATTATACATTTTGGCAAAATCTCGATATGCCCGATAATGAGAAGGAGTTAATAAAAGTGGATCGAGTATGGGGGACATCAGCTAATCCATGCCATAAAGGTGATTCTTTAAATCTTTGTAACTGAGGTGAGTATGCTAATGACAACAAAATATCGTTCAAATACATATATCCCAGAAATTGTTCAAAGAAGTAAGGCCATAGCGAACAGATATAGCTTTGAACATTCTTGTTCTGATGAGGTTGGGAGGTTGTTGTCCGTACTAGTGGACAAATAACAAAGGGGAAAATTCTTGAAGTGGGAACTGGCTTTGGTGTTGGGAGTTCATGGATATTGTCCGCTATAGCTCCAACAGTTCAGTTAATTACAGTCGATCATTCAAAAGAAGTAGTGGACATAACGGCGAATCACCTTAAACATCCTAATGTGGAATTTGTTTGTGGGGATTGGAAAGAAGTGATGGCTAAAGGTCCGTTTCAATTTATCTTTGCTGATGCGGCAGCTGCAAAGACAATGGAAGGAGAGTTAATGTTACAAGTATTAGCTAATGGTGGGATGTTATTGATGGATGATTTTACACCAGAAGAACATTTCCCGGAAGAATGGAAAGTCAAACCTGATAAAGTAAGAGAATTTTGGCTAAACCAAAAAGACCTAGTAGCGACAGAAATCTATGTAACACCGACGTCCTCAGTAATTCTCGCAACGAAAATGAGGAAATAAGATCATAATACAAGGAGGGGAAAAACGTGACACTTAGTTTACAAATAACTCCGCTTGATTCGTATATTGATGAGGAAGTGATGATTAAGATAACTGGATGTCCAACCGATAAAGAAGTGATGCTCGTAGCCAAAGCATATGATGATACAAATAAGGAATTTTGTTCATTTGCTTCCTTTCGTGCGGATCAAAATGGGGTAGTGGACTTATCTATACAACACCCAGTTGAAGGTACTTATGAAGAAGCAGATAGTGCAGGGTTATTTTGGTCTATGAAGCATCTACAATCTAAATGGGATGATTACTTTGAAAAAGTGAAAGCTGATGAGGTAAAGATAAATATAGACTTGCTAGTAGAAGGAGAAAAGCATGAGTCAGTAACGGTAACAAGGCATTTTTACAAAGAAGGGGTTACTAGAGAAGCAATTCAATTTGATGAAGTAAGGGGGACTCTGTTTTATCCCGAGTCGGAAGGAAGATTCCCGGCTGTAATCGTGTTAAGCGGATCAGATGGAGGAATGCAGGAACATGCGGCGGCATTGTTAGCTACAAAAGGATATGTCACATTGGCTCTTTCATATTTTGCTGGTGAAGGAGTACCGAAGGATCTTGAAAATATTCGATTAGAATATTTTGAAAAAGCGACGATGTGGTTGAAAGAGCATCCTAAAGCAAATGGTGAAGTGAGCTTAATTGGCTACTCTAGAGGGGGCGAACTCGTCTTACTTCTCGGTGCTACATATGATTACT
It contains:
- a CDS encoding lipid II flippase Amj family protein, encoding MELITEKLLFIAFFIFIIHSIETLAYAVRLSGARVKLIASALSLFNIMVIVSRLANMMQQPFTGSLIDTAPQVNTLEFVEAQFRILIGASTIGTLFGILLLPTFIALFSRAIIHLSEEKGSVPSLMKRIFSLHYIKRGITHFSLPKFSYLRDTKVKDIPINLFCINMVITAIYTIGVLSALYAALLAPERASTAIMASGLINGIATILLVVFIDPKISVIADDVVNKKGSYNKLKSMSLMMVTSRLLGTVLAQLLFIWGAKYIAWFTTFIV
- a CDS encoding DUF4871 domain-containing protein; the encoded protein is MKMMLICFVAIGVLLGCSNETTLEENWEESSTFSLPVTFGDGTKGDYIFIGEKEKIAIQIGSGVEGEVVTRPIIAGEPHKYMWYFWGEQDEIRGKLKVVGINENGEEHKVLLIDRQKVWEYPPIGINPLNGADTHTPSGMEFPTPGLWKLEVHIGDNFFGDIIVNVEERFEN
- a CDS encoding histidine phosphatase family protein, encoding MFTNVYFVRHAHSVYTPDELERPLSEKGLSDARKVTKLFKNEEIDIVVSSPYKRAIQTVKGTAQTINKEVEVVNNFKERTLTIVPAEDFTRAIKKVWEDENFAWEGGESNVAAQQRGVEALYHILEKYKGKNIVIGTHGNIMVLIMNFFSKQYDYTFWQNLDMPDNEKELIKVDRVWGTSANPCHKGDSLNLCN
- a CDS encoding class I SAM-dependent methyltransferase codes for the protein MGTGFGVGSSWILSAIAPTVQLITVDHSKEVVDITANHLKHPNVEFVCGDWKEVMAKGPFQFIFADAAAAKTMEGELMLQVLANGGMLLMDDFTPEEHFPEEWKVKPDKVREFWLNQKDLVATEIYVTPTSSVILATKMRK
- a CDS encoding acyl-CoA thioesterase/bile acid-CoA:amino acid N-acyltransferase family protein, giving the protein MTLSLQITPLDSYIDEEVMIKITGCPTDKEVMLVAKAYDDTNKEFCSFASFRADQNGVVDLSIQHPVEGTYEEADSAGLFWSMKHLQSKWDDYFEKVKADEVKINIDLLVEGEKHESVTVTRHFYKEGVTREAIQFDEVRGTLFYPESEGRFPAVIVLSGSDGGMQEHAAALLATKGYVTLALSYFAGEGVPKDLENIRLEYFEKATMWLKEHPKANGEVSLIGYSRGGELVLLLGATYDYYTSIIAGAPSAYVTAGMKNGIFAPIPAWSLNEENFPYIKFKYKFSTMSHLFKNWITRNPISYLSIWDNSLKNEEAVKEARIQVENIKAPVMFIAGGDDQLWPSDRYVKIMEKQLRVASDTSPQHRFLYYKNAGHFLSFPYSFVNLPANVFMNAGGGMTMTFGGTKAANAAAAKETWGEILEFLQVNTALKKEETIAK